In Melopsittacus undulatus isolate bMelUnd1 chromosome 6, bMelUnd1.mat.Z, whole genome shotgun sequence, the following proteins share a genomic window:
- the LOC101880197 gene encoding rho-related GTP-binding protein RhoG-like, which produces MQTIKCVVVGDGAVGKTCLLISYTTNAFPEEYIPTVFDNYSAQMTVDGRTVSLNLWDTAGQEEYDRLRTLSYPQTNVFVICFSIGSPSSYANVRHKWHPEVSHHCPNVPVLLVGTKRDLRNDLETVKKLKEQSLAPTTPQQGTSLAKQIGAVKYLECSALNQEGVREVFAEAVRAVLYPVTKKNTRKCVLL; this is translated from the coding sequence ATGCAGACTATAAAGTGTGTAGTTGTTGGAGATGGTGCTGTGGGAAAAACTTGTCTTCTCATCAGCTATACCACCAATGCCTTCCCAGAAGAGTACATCCCTACTGTGTTTGACAACTACAGTGCCCAAATGACTGTTGATGGCCGGACTGTTAGCCTGAATCTCTGGGACACTGCAGGCCAGGAGGAATATGATCGCCTGCGCACTCTCTCATATCCTCAAACCAATGTATTTGTCATCTGTTTCTCCATTGGTAGCCCCTCTTCCTATGCAAATGTGAGGCACAAATGGCATCCTGAAGTTTCTCACCACTGTCCAAATGTTCCCGTTCTTTTAGTGGGCACGAAGAGAGACTTAAGAAATGACCTGGAAACAGTCAAAAAGTTGAAAGAGCAAAGCTTGGCTCCCACTACCCCGCAGCAGGGAACTTCACTGGCTAAACAAATTGGAGCAGTCAAATATTTGGAGTGCTCAGCATTGAATCAGGAGGGTGTTCGTGAGGTGTTTGCTGAAGCTGTGCGTGCAGTTCTGTATCCTGTGACAAAGAAGAACACAAGAAAATGTGTCTTATTGTAG
- the ITGB1BP2 gene encoding integrin beta-1-binding protein 2, translating to MALLCYNKGCGQRFDPEHNTNDSCLYHPGVPIFHDALKGWSCCKKRTTDFSEFLSIKGCTKGFHSKEKPPEPCSQGQTSDNQKAKPAEELIIQGPKSAEKMQRERPSSDEPRQLLPIKVSRSLEQALEKLNLSSKDEALEGSCARETTAEVKVGTTCKNAACKVTYQGPESNTEVCTFHPGVPVFHEGMKYWSCCGVKTTDFSSFLEQPGCSRGPHCWAGKVDKKAVSCRQDWHQTSSQVVVTVYAKNPLPALSSVKANRTVLEVHIIFEGNKIFQAEMNLWGVIEIEKSFVSMVPTKVEITLCKTSCGSWARLELPQSRSHSCGEQEKAASTEEPRAVQEEDSDDNLSWSEDDEEELEMGIPSN from the exons ATGGCATTGCTGTGCTACAACAAGGGCTGTGGGCAGAGGTTTGATCCTGAGCACAACACCAATG atTCCTGCCTGTACCACCCGGGTGTCCCCATCTTCCACGATGCCCTGAAG GGCTGGTCTTGTTGCAAGAAACGCACAACAGACTTCTCAGAGTTCCTCTCCATCAAG GGGTGCACAAAGGGATTTCACAGCAAGGAGAAGCCTCCTGAGCCTTGCAGCCAAGGGCAGACCTCAGATAATCAGAAGGCCAAACCAGCAGAGGAGCTCATCATCCAAGGACCAAAATCAGCTGAGAAGATGCAACGGGAAAGACCAAG ctCTGATGAgccaaggcagctgctgcccaTTAAAGTATCCAGGTCTCTGGAACAGGCATTGGAGAAACTGAACCTGTCCTCCAAAGATGAGGCACTTGAGGGCAGTTGTGCAA GGGAGACGACTGCCGAGGTGAAAGTTGGCACCACCTGCAAGAATGCAGCCTGCAAGGTG ACCTACCAAGGCCCAGAAAGCAACACAGAGGTCTGTACTTTCCATCCTGGTGTTCCTGTCTTCCATGAGGG GATGAAATACTGGAGCTGCTGCGGAGTCAAAACCACGGACTTCAGCTCCTTCCTGGAACAGCCGGGCTGCAGCCGTGGGCCGCACTGCTGGGCAGGGAAGGTG GACAAGAAGGCAGTGTCATGCCGGCAGGACTGGCATCAAACCAGCAGCCAGGTGGTGGTGACTGTCTATGCCAAGAACCCGCTGCCTGCCCTCAGCAGTGTGAAAGCCAACCGAACTGTG CTTGAGGTTCACATAATCTTTGAAGGGAATAAGATTTTCCAGGCTGAAATGAATCTTTGGGGG GTCATCGAAATAGAGAAGAGCTTTGTGAGCATGGTCCCTACCAAGGTGGAGATAACACTTTGCAAAACCAGCTGTGGCTCCTGGGCCAGGCTGGAGCTCCCCCAAAGCAGGTCACACTCTTGTGGTGAGCAGGAGAAGGCTGCCAGCACAGAGGAGCCTAGGGCCGTACAGGAGGAGGATTCAGATGACAACTTGAGCTGGTCAGAGGACGatgaggaggagctggaaaTGGGAATACCAAGCAACTGA